The following coding sequences lie in one Phycicoccus duodecadis genomic window:
- the mca gene encoding mycothiol conjugate amidase Mca — translation MSEPLRLMCVHAHPDDESSKGAATMAKYVDAGHEVLVVSCTGGERGDILNPRLQHDVHILRDLAQVRRDEMARAQEILGVGHTWLGFVDSGLPEGDPLPPLPDGCFALEPLEVTTEALVREIRRFRPHVVTTYDENGGYPHPDHIMCHDVSVAAFAAAGDPARFPEAGAPWQPLKLYYNQTFNRARIEAFHEALTALGEESPYAEWLERWDRDERPVTTRVQCADWYDRRDAALLAHATQVDPDGTWFKVPREVQARVWPVEEYELAASYVPYADIEDDLFAGLPPTTAEADALATSGDLQLAHDTRTERAA, via the coding sequence ATGTCCGAACCGCTCCGGCTCATGTGCGTCCACGCGCACCCTGACGACGAGTCGAGCAAGGGTGCGGCGACGATGGCCAAGTACGTCGACGCCGGCCACGAGGTGCTGGTCGTCTCGTGCACCGGCGGCGAGCGCGGCGACATCCTCAACCCCCGCCTCCAGCACGACGTGCACATCCTGCGCGACCTGGCCCAGGTACGCCGCGACGAGATGGCCCGCGCGCAGGAGATCCTGGGCGTCGGGCACACCTGGCTGGGGTTCGTCGACTCCGGGCTGCCCGAGGGCGACCCGCTGCCCCCGCTGCCCGACGGCTGCTTCGCGCTCGAGCCCCTCGAGGTCACCACCGAGGCGCTGGTGCGCGAGATCCGCCGCTTCCGACCGCACGTGGTCACCACGTACGACGAGAACGGCGGCTACCCCCACCCCGACCACATCATGTGCCACGACGTGTCGGTGGCAGCCTTCGCCGCCGCCGGCGACCCCGCCCGCTTCCCCGAGGCCGGCGCGCCCTGGCAGCCCCTGAAGCTCTACTACAACCAGACCTTCAACCGCGCCCGCATCGAGGCCTTCCACGAGGCGCTCACCGCGCTCGGCGAGGAGAGCCCCTACGCCGAGTGGCTCGAGCGGTGGGACCGCGACGAGCGCCCGGTCACGACCCGCGTCCAGTGCGCCGACTGGTACGACCGTCGCGACGCGGCGCTGCTGGCGCACGCCACCCAGGTCGACCCCGACGGCACCTGGTTCAAGGTGCCGCGCGAGGTGCAGGCCCGGGTGTGGCCGGTCGAGGAGTACGAGCTGGCCGCGTCCTACGTGCCCTACGCCGACATCGAGGACGACCTGTTCGCCGGGCTCCCGCCGACCACCGCCGAGGCCGACGCCCTCGCGACCTCGGGGGACCTGCAGCTCGCCCACGACACCCGCACGGAGCGTGCCGCGTGA
- a CDS encoding DUF4307 domain-containing protein, with protein sequence MPLPDPRTPQGRRVLAAGLALLAAVVAISWYGWSTTSAQVRVQVTAYEVESDALTRVEFDVSRPAGTALTCRVSALDDRKGRVGTVIETVPATGPTVVHEVVRVRTSARAVTGVVESCVRGADAG encoded by the coding sequence GTGCCGCTGCCCGACCCGCGCACCCCGCAGGGCCGCCGTGTGCTCGCCGCCGGCCTGGCCCTGCTCGCCGCCGTGGTCGCCATCTCCTGGTACGGCTGGTCGACGACCTCCGCCCAGGTCCGGGTGCAGGTGACCGCCTACGAGGTCGAGTCCGACGCCCTGACCCGGGTCGAGTTCGACGTCTCGCGCCCCGCGGGGACCGCCCTCACCTGCCGGGTCAGCGCCCTCGACGACCGCAAGGGCCGGGTGGGCACCGTCATCGAGACCGTCCCGGCCACCGGTCCGACCGTCGTGCACGAGGTCGTCCGGGTACGCACCAGCGCCCGGGCGGTCACCGGCGTCGTCGAGTCCTGTGTCCGGGGGGCCGACGCCGGCTGA
- the greA gene encoding transcription elongation factor GreA, whose amino-acid sequence MTETTTNQSFLTQAAYDRLKGELEELSGPGRTDIAKKIEAAREEGDLKENGGYHAAKEEQGKMEARIRQLTQLLENATIGETPKDDGVVEPGMIVRVEMFGDEEEFLLGSREITDSSMQVFSEQSPIGAAVNGHVIGDSVSYEAPNGKKVDVKILGATPYTG is encoded by the coding sequence GTGACCGAGACGACGACGAACCAGAGCTTCCTGACCCAGGCCGCGTACGACCGGCTCAAGGGCGAGCTCGAGGAGCTGTCCGGCCCGGGTCGCACCGACATCGCGAAGAAGATCGAGGCGGCCCGCGAGGAGGGTGACCTCAAGGAGAACGGCGGCTACCACGCCGCCAAGGAGGAGCAGGGCAAGATGGAGGCCCGCATCCGCCAGCTCACCCAGCTGCTCGAGAACGCGACCATCGGCGAGACGCCCAAGGACGACGGCGTGGTCGAGCCCGGGATGATCGTGCGCGTCGAGATGTTCGGCGACGAGGAGGAGTTCCTCCTCGGCTCGCGCGAGATCACCGACTCCTCGATGCAGGTCTTCTCCGAGCAGTCCCCCATCGGCGCGGCCGTCAACGGCCACGTCATCGGCGACTCGGTCTCCTACGAGGCGCCCAACGGCAAGAAGGTCGACGTCAAGATCCTCGGCGCGACGCCGTACACCGGCTGA
- a CDS encoding glutamate mutase L — MPDVLCVDVGSTYTKALLVGDDGEVRGRAAHPTTVGTDVMDGVDAVRAELGVAHDPEHLALCSSAGGGLRLAVVGYEREVTAEAGHRVGLSAGARVVHVAAGPMTAADVRALRAARPDLVLLVGGTDGGNADVLLHNAERLARARVTAPVVVAGNADAADRVADLLEATGRRHVLADNVLPRIGEVAPGSARAAIRAVFLEHVIGGKGLSRGRGFAPLVRAATPDAVLRGVEVLAQARGEDVLVVDVGGATTDVYSVLTPQGEDATIRREVVGTLWHARTVEADLGMRWNAEAVVEAAARERLDLPRAVAAWATTVAADPSRLATTAAEWDAETALARAAVTVAVRRHGRPATPGDRARPLADVGLVVGSGGVLRHAPAGGAEAVLAPALGDHGGGWRVPDRARAVVDREYVLFAVGLLAEDHPDTAAALAERLGASG; from the coding sequence ATGCCCGATGTCCTGTGCGTCGACGTCGGCTCGACCTACACCAAGGCCCTGCTCGTCGGCGACGACGGCGAGGTCCGGGGCCGGGCCGCGCACCCGACGACGGTCGGCACCGACGTGATGGACGGCGTCGACGCCGTGCGCGCCGAGCTCGGGGTGGCTCACGACCCGGAGCACCTGGCCCTGTGCTCCAGCGCCGGGGGCGGGCTGCGGCTGGCCGTCGTCGGCTACGAGCGCGAGGTCACGGCCGAGGCCGGGCACCGGGTGGGGCTCTCGGCCGGGGCGCGCGTCGTCCACGTCGCCGCGGGCCCGATGACGGCTGCCGACGTCCGCGCCCTGCGTGCCGCCCGCCCCGACCTCGTCCTGCTGGTCGGCGGCACCGACGGGGGCAACGCCGACGTCCTGCTGCACAACGCCGAGCGCCTGGCCCGGGCACGGGTGACCGCCCCGGTCGTCGTGGCCGGCAACGCCGATGCCGCCGACCGGGTCGCGGACCTCCTCGAGGCCACCGGCCGGCGCCACGTGCTGGCCGACAACGTCCTGCCCCGCATCGGCGAGGTCGCGCCCGGGAGCGCCCGCGCGGCCATCCGCGCCGTCTTCCTCGAGCACGTCATCGGCGGCAAGGGCCTCTCGCGCGGTCGCGGTTTCGCGCCGCTGGTGCGGGCCGCCACCCCCGACGCCGTCCTGCGCGGGGTCGAGGTGCTGGCGCAGGCGCGCGGCGAGGACGTGCTGGTCGTCGACGTCGGCGGAGCGACCACCGACGTCTACTCCGTGCTCACCCCGCAGGGCGAGGACGCGACCATCCGGCGCGAGGTGGTGGGCACGCTCTGGCACGCCCGCACCGTCGAGGCCGACCTCGGGATGCGGTGGAACGCGGAGGCGGTCGTCGAGGCCGCCGCCCGCGAGCGGCTCGACCTGCCGCGGGCCGTGGCGGCGTGGGCGACCACGGTCGCCGCCGACCCCTCTCGGCTGGCCACCACGGCCGCCGAGTGGGACGCCGAGACCGCGCTGGCCCGGGCCGCCGTCACCGTGGCCGTCCGCCGGCACGGGCGCCCAGCGACCCCTGGTGACCGCGCCCGGCCGCTGGCCGACGTGGGCCTGGTCGTGGGCTCCGGCGGCGTCCTGCGGCACGCCCCTGCCGGCGGCGCCGAGGCCGTGCTCGCCCCGGCCCTCGGTGACCACGGCGGCGGCTGGCGGGTGCCCGACCGGGCCCGGGCCGTGGTCGACCGCGAGTACGTGCTGTTCGCCGTCGGGCTGCTGGCCGAGGACCATCCGGACACGGCCGCTGCCCTGGCCGAGCGGCTCGGCGCGAGCGGCTGA
- a CDS encoding cystathionine gamma-synthase, whose product MTVDDLGFSSRAIHAGQEPDPTTGAVVPPIHQVSTYKQDGVGGLRGGYEYSRSANPTRTALEECIASLEGGERAFAFASGLAGEDTVLRALLAPGDHVVVPSDAYGGTYRLFNRVLKPWGVEHSIARVADVESVRAALRPETRMVWVETPTNPLLGIADIAAIAEVAHAAGALLVVDNTFASPYLQNPIALGADVVVHSTTKYAGGHSDVVGGAVVVAAGAMTPRGESVVERVAFHQNSMGAVAGPFDAWLVLRGLKTLAVRMERHCDNAEVVVDFLQGHPGVTAVHYPGLPDHPNHEVASRQMKRFGGMVAFRVKGGEDVAAKVCAETRLFTLGESLGGVESLIEHPARMTHASVAGTELEVPADLIRLSVGIEDAADLVADLRQALDRLT is encoded by the coding sequence ATGACCGTCGACGACCTCGGCTTCTCCTCGCGCGCCATCCACGCCGGGCAGGAGCCCGACCCGACCACCGGGGCCGTGGTGCCGCCCATCCACCAGGTGAGCACCTACAAGCAGGACGGGGTGGGCGGCCTGCGCGGCGGCTACGAGTACTCGCGCTCGGCGAACCCCACCCGCACCGCGCTGGAGGAGTGCATCGCCTCGCTCGAGGGCGGTGAGCGCGCCTTCGCGTTCGCCAGCGGCCTCGCCGGTGAGGACACCGTGCTGCGCGCCCTGCTGGCCCCCGGCGACCACGTCGTCGTGCCGTCGGACGCCTACGGCGGCACCTACCGGCTGTTCAACCGGGTGCTGAAGCCCTGGGGGGTCGAGCACTCCATCGCACGGGTCGCCGACGTCGAGTCGGTGCGGGCGGCGCTGCGGCCGGAGACCCGGATGGTGTGGGTCGAGACGCCCACCAACCCGCTGCTCGGCATCGCCGACATCGCCGCCATCGCCGAGGTCGCGCACGCCGCCGGGGCCCTCCTGGTCGTCGACAACACGTTCGCCTCGCCGTACCTGCAGAACCCGATCGCCCTCGGGGCCGACGTGGTCGTGCACTCCACCACGAAGTACGCCGGCGGCCACAGCGACGTCGTCGGTGGCGCCGTGGTCGTCGCGGCCGGCGCCATGACGCCGCGGGGCGAGTCCGTCGTCGAGCGGGTCGCGTTCCACCAGAACTCGATGGGTGCCGTCGCTGGGCCGTTCGACGCGTGGCTGGTGCTGCGCGGGCTGAAGACGCTGGCGGTGCGGATGGAGCGGCACTGCGACAACGCCGAGGTCGTCGTCGACTTCCTCCAGGGCCACCCGGGGGTCACGGCCGTGCACTACCCGGGCCTGCCCGACCACCCCAACCACGAGGTCGCCTCCCGCCAGATGAAGCGCTTCGGCGGCATGGTCGCCTTCCGGGTCAAGGGCGGCGAGGACGTCGCGGCCAAGGTCTGCGCCGAGACCCGGCTGTTCACCCTGGGGGAGTCCCTCGGCGGCGTCGAGTCGCTCATCGAGCACCCGGCCCGGATGACGCACGCCTCCGTCGCCGGCACCGAGCTCGAGGTGCCGGCCGACCTCATCCGGCTGTCGGTCGGCATCGAGGACGCCGCCGACCTCGTGGCCGACCTGCGCCAGGCCCTCGACCGGCTCACCTGA
- the msrA gene encoding peptide-methionine (S)-S-oxide reductase MsrA, translating to MLFGSRAKTTFPSRDEALPGRDQRIFPVPSTHAVLGTPLEGPWPEGTEILYVAMGCFWGVERIFWQLPGVVTTAAGYMGGYTPNPTYEETCTGRTGHAETVLVAYDPAVTTPELLLKAFWENHDPTTPNRQGNDIGTAYRSAIYTSTPGQDAAAHATREAFQGVLTAAGRGEISTSIASADDAGPFWYAEDYHQQYLHKNPNGYCNHGPNGLTCPVGVANLPAQTDVLPPA from the coding sequence ATGCTCTTCGGTTCCCGCGCCAAGACCACCTTCCCCTCCCGCGACGAGGCCCTGCCGGGCCGCGACCAGCGGATCTTCCCCGTCCCGTCGACCCACGCCGTGCTGGGCACCCCGCTGGAGGGCCCGTGGCCCGAGGGGACCGAGATCCTCTACGTCGCGATGGGCTGCTTCTGGGGCGTCGAGCGGATCTTCTGGCAGCTGCCCGGCGTGGTCACCACGGCCGCCGGCTACATGGGCGGGTACACCCCGAACCCCACCTACGAGGAGACCTGCACCGGCCGCACCGGTCACGCCGAGACGGTGCTCGTCGCCTACGACCCGGCCGTCACCACCCCCGAGCTGCTGCTCAAGGCCTTCTGGGAGAACCACGACCCCACCACGCCCAACCGGCAGGGCAACGACATCGGCACCGCGTACCGGTCGGCGATCTACACCTCGACCCCTGGGCAGGACGCCGCGGCCCACGCCACCCGTGAGGCCTTCCAGGGCGTGCTGACCGCCGCCGGGCGGGGCGAGATCTCCACCAGCATCGCCTCGGCCGACGACGCCGGCCCGTTCTGGTACGCCGAGGACTACCACCAGCAGTACCTCCACAAGAACCCGAACGGCTACTGCAACCACGGCCCCAACGGGCTCACCTGCCCGGTCGGCGTCGCGAACCTCCCGGCGCAGACGGACGTCCTCCCGCCCGCCTGA
- a CDS encoding alpha/beta hydrolase → MQVTSEQLLDDTLVERRFLLADVPGLLWMPVAPATPVPLVLMGHPGGLDGMYPRLVARARSAASDGFATATLELPGSGGRPPLPEVEAARADLRAALAAGEPVAGEVVDRLVLPLVEAAVPEWRALLDALLALPEVGGPVGFSGGVVAIGVRMARVEPRLVAAGLFAGSFVPRSILEEARAVTIPLHLLLQWDDRGNDRQMALDLFDAFGSAEKTLCANLGGHTGVPAHAGDEAARFFRRHLAPAPS, encoded by the coding sequence GTGCAGGTGACCTCCGAGCAGCTCCTCGACGACACCCTCGTCGAGCGGCGCTTTCTGCTGGCCGACGTCCCCGGCCTCCTCTGGATGCCCGTGGCGCCCGCGACGCCGGTGCCGCTGGTGCTGATGGGCCATCCGGGTGGCCTCGACGGGATGTACCCGCGGCTGGTCGCCCGGGCCCGCAGCGCGGCCTCCGACGGGTTCGCCACCGCCACCCTCGAGCTGCCCGGCAGCGGCGGGCGGCCCCCACTGCCCGAGGTGGAGGCCGCCCGGGCCGACCTGCGCGCCGCCCTCGCCGCCGGTGAGCCGGTGGCGGGCGAGGTCGTCGACCGCCTCGTCCTCCCGCTGGTGGAGGCCGCGGTGCCCGAGTGGCGGGCGCTGCTCGACGCGCTGCTCGCCCTGCCGGAGGTCGGCGGCCCGGTGGGCTTCTCGGGTGGGGTCGTCGCGATCGGGGTGCGGATGGCGCGGGTGGAGCCGCGCCTCGTGGCGGCCGGACTCTTCGCGGGCAGCTTCGTGCCCCGCAGCATCCTCGAGGAGGCCCGGGCGGTGACCATCCCCCTCCACCTCCTGCTGCAGTGGGACGACCGCGGCAACGACCGCCAGATGGCGCTGGACCTGTTCGACGCGTTCGGCTCGGCGGAGAAGACCCTGTGCGCGAACCTCGGGGGGCACACGGGTGTCCCGGCCCACGCCGGCGACGAGGCGGCCCGCTTCTTCCGGCGGCACCTGGCGCCGGCACCGTCGTAG
- the arr gene encoding NAD(+)--rifampin ADP-ribosyltransferase has translation MTGVLDEGPFFHGTKADLRVGDLLTAGFRSNYRPEVVMNHVYFTALRDGAGLAAELAAGDAAPRVYEVVPTGVFEDDPNVTDKKFPGNPTRSFRSTAPIRVVGEVHDWARLTPDALRAWRQRLAALRDDERGEIIN, from the coding sequence GTGACCGGCGTGCTCGACGAGGGGCCGTTCTTCCACGGGACGAAGGCCGACCTACGGGTCGGCGACCTGCTGACGGCGGGTTTCCGGTCGAACTACCGGCCCGAGGTGGTCATGAACCACGTCTACTTCACCGCGCTGCGTGACGGCGCGGGCCTCGCGGCCGAGCTGGCCGCCGGGGACGCCGCCCCCCGGGTCTACGAGGTCGTGCCCACCGGCGTCTTCGAGGACGACCCGAACGTCACGGACAAGAAGTTCCCCGGCAACCCGACGCGGTCCTTCCGCAGCACCGCCCCGATCCGGGTCGTCGGCGAGGTCCACGACTGGGCCCGGCTCACCCCCGACGCCCTGCGGGCGTGGCGTCAGCGCCTGGCCGCCCTCCGCGACGACGAACGCGGCGAGATCATCAACTGA
- a CDS encoding MDR family MFS transporter: protein MSTATTTARQPYRLSPEASRVFVGLMLGMLVASISQTIVGPAMPRIVSELGGMDHYSWVATAALLVSAITVPIVGKFSDLYGRRGFYIAGLVVFMLGSLVAGLAQGFWVLVAARAIQGLGMGTIMPLSQTIIGDIIPPRQRGKYQGLMGAVFGVTSVAGPLAGGVITDHFGWRWLFFAGIPVGIIATGFILKFLHLPHERREAKVDGWGIATLSLGLVAILLATSWGGTSYAWGSATIIGLYVVGVVSLVAFVAAESRAEEPVIPLRLFRSGIFTAANLASFGLAMVMFGSIIYIPVYAQGVLGVNATNSGLILAPLMLGFIVMGVVTGLLITRTGVYKPFMAVGVAIMGAGVWLLTRMTYGSTQTQLTLAMVVLGIGIGMAMQQYTLVVQNAAERRDLGVATASSQFFRNVGSTVGIAVFGSVLTSGLGPAIASHLPAGAAASIPQGAASAGSVLDPTALAALPPAVATAVRQGLADQLHAVFLLGLPIVVLVFLATLAIKAIPLRDADPVVPADAGVAEAEPADPPRVTVAQEAGLEVLGTLGSTSGEPEDELVGSGRSAR from the coding sequence ATGAGCACCGCGACCACCACGGCCCGGCAGCCGTACCGGCTCAGCCCCGAGGCCTCCCGGGTCTTCGTCGGGCTGATGCTGGGCATGCTCGTCGCCTCGATCAGCCAGACCATCGTCGGCCCGGCCATGCCGCGCATCGTCTCCGAGCTCGGCGGCATGGACCACTACAGCTGGGTCGCCACCGCCGCGTTGCTGGTCTCGGCCATCACCGTGCCGATCGTCGGCAAGTTCTCCGACCTCTACGGGCGCCGCGGCTTCTACATCGCCGGCCTCGTCGTCTTCATGCTCGGCTCGCTCGTCGCCGGCCTGGCCCAGGGCTTCTGGGTCCTGGTCGCCGCCCGCGCCATCCAGGGGCTCGGCATGGGCACGATCATGCCCCTGTCGCAGACCATCATCGGCGACATCATCCCGCCGCGGCAGCGCGGCAAGTACCAGGGCCTGATGGGCGCCGTCTTCGGCGTCACGTCGGTCGCCGGCCCGCTCGCGGGCGGCGTCATCACCGACCACTTCGGCTGGCGCTGGCTGTTCTTCGCCGGCATCCCGGTCGGCATCATCGCCACCGGCTTCATCCTCAAGTTCCTCCACCTGCCGCACGAGCGCCGCGAGGCGAAGGTCGACGGCTGGGGCATCGCCACCCTGTCGCTCGGGCTCGTCGCGATCCTGCTGGCCACGTCCTGGGGCGGCACGTCGTACGCGTGGGGCTCGGCCACCATCATCGGCCTCTACGTCGTGGGGGTCGTGTCGCTGGTCGCGTTCGTGGCCGCCGAGAGCCGGGCCGAGGAGCCGGTCATCCCGCTGCGCCTCTTCCGCTCAGGGATCTTCACCGCGGCCAACCTGGCCAGCTTCGGCCTGGCCATGGTGATGTTCGGCTCGATCATCTACATCCCGGTCTACGCCCAGGGCGTGCTCGGCGTGAACGCCACCAACTCCGGCCTCATCCTCGCGCCGCTGATGCTCGGCTTCATCGTGATGGGCGTCGTCACCGGCCTGCTCATCACCCGCACCGGCGTCTACAAGCCGTTCATGGCGGTGGGCGTGGCGATCATGGGCGCCGGCGTGTGGCTGCTGACCCGGATGACGTACGGCTCGACCCAGACCCAGCTGACCCTCGCGATGGTCGTGCTCGGCATCGGGATCGGCATGGCGATGCAGCAGTACACCCTCGTCGTGCAGAACGCGGCCGAGCGGCGCGATCTCGGGGTCGCCACCGCCTCGAGCCAGTTCTTCCGCAACGTCGGCTCGACCGTCGGCATCGCGGTCTTCGGCTCGGTCCTCACCAGCGGCCTGGGCCCGGCCATCGCGTCGCACCTGCCGGCCGGAGCGGCGGCCTCGATCCCGCAGGGCGCGGCCAGCGCCGGCTCGGTGCTCGACCCGACCGCCCTGGCGGCGCTGCCCCCTGCCGTGGCCACCGCGGTGCGCCAGGGCCTGGCCGACCAGCTGCACGCGGTGTTCCTCCTCGGGCTCCCGATCGTGGTGCTGGTGTTCCTCGCCACGCTGGCCATCAAGGCCATCCCGCTGCGCGATGCCGACCCGGTCGTGCCGGCCGACGCCGGCGTGGCCGAGGCCGAGCCGGCCGACCCGCCCCGGGTGACCGTCGCCCAGGAGGCCGGACTGGAGGTGCTCGGCACCCTCGGGTCCACCTCGGGGGAGCCGGAGGACGAGCTCGTCGGGTCCGGCCGCTCGGCCCGCTGA
- a CDS encoding MarR family winged helix-turn-helix transcriptional regulator has protein sequence MQQTSAEPLVAEHLSALFGLLSRSHAVDGPVSRGEYAVLALTAKLGPQRACDLADAAGLDPSTTSRRVSSLVERGFLERRADPHDGRAHRIGLTDTGSGVLAGARARRVELVGVALDDWAESDRAALADLLGRLETSLARVAEGTTDVPVRSVAGSAPAASPAASPERTLA, from the coding sequence ATGCAACAAACCTCCGCCGAACCGCTCGTCGCCGAGCACCTCTCGGCCCTGTTCGGCCTGCTGAGCCGCTCGCACGCCGTCGACGGTCCGGTGAGCCGCGGGGAGTACGCCGTGCTGGCCCTGACCGCCAAGCTCGGGCCGCAGCGCGCCTGCGACCTCGCCGACGCCGCCGGCCTCGACCCCTCGACCACGAGCCGCCGGGTCAGCAGCCTGGTCGAGCGCGGCTTCCTCGAGCGCCGCGCGGACCCGCACGACGGGCGCGCCCACCGGATCGGCCTCACCGACACCGGGAGCGGCGTGCTGGCCGGTGCGCGCGCCCGGCGCGTCGAGCTCGTGGGCGTCGCCCTCGACGACTGGGCCGAGTCCGACCGCGCCGCCCTGGCCGACCTCCTCGGCCGCCTCGAGACCTCCCTCGCGCGCGTCGCGGAGGGCACCACCGACGTCCCCGTCCGCAGCGTCGCGGGCTCCGCCCCGGCCGCGTCCCCCGCGGCCTCCCCCGAAAGGACCCTCGCATGA
- a CDS encoding TetR/AcrR family transcriptional regulator, whose translation MTTEAAGSSLRDRKKRDTRARIHRAAVSLALARGVGDVTVEEVAAAAEVSPRTFFNYFATKESALVGEDPEVAEHLTRAVAERPGDESVATALRAVVTARVAALEADDETWRMRRELADRSPELAARLAGAGLRLETALVRAAYARTGTDPAVDLATGVAARVTMAVVRAAFDQHRAAGHAGSVTERLEAAFAAVPHA comes from the coding sequence ATGACTACCGAGGCGGCCGGGAGCTCCCTGCGCGACCGCAAGAAGCGCGACACCCGGGCCCGCATCCACCGCGCCGCGGTCTCGCTCGCCCTGGCCCGCGGGGTCGGCGACGTCACGGTCGAGGAGGTCGCGGCCGCCGCGGAGGTGTCGCCGCGCACCTTCTTCAACTACTTCGCGACCAAGGAGTCCGCGCTGGTCGGCGAGGACCCCGAGGTCGCGGAGCACCTGACCCGCGCCGTCGCCGAGCGGCCCGGCGACGAGTCCGTCGCCACGGCCCTGCGCGCGGTCGTCACGGCCCGCGTCGCCGCACTCGAGGCCGACGACGAGACCTGGCGGATGCGGCGCGAGCTCGCCGACCGCTCCCCCGAGCTCGCCGCCCGCCTGGCCGGGGCCGGGCTGCGACTCGAGACGGCACTGGTGCGGGCGGCGTACGCGCGCACCGGGACCGACCCGGCCGTCGACCTCGCCACCGGCGTCGCGGCGCGCGTCACGATGGCCGTCGTCCGGGCGGCCTTCGACCAGCACCGCGCGGCCGGCCACGCCGGCTCGGTCACCGAGCGCCTCGAGGCCGCGTTCGCCGCCGTCCCGCACGCCTGA